The DNA window CTATCTACATTCACTTTCAAGGTAGTGAATGGAGAAGTTGTTATCAGAATGGGTTTTTTCAGAGAGAAGTTCAACCTGTCTGATATCAGAGGGATAGAGATTGAAGAAGATTATAACCCTACTTACGGCGTTTCGGTAGATAAAACCAGAATAGTTTTCAAACTAAATAGGTCTAAAGGATTAAAATTCAAACTAGACAACAAAGAGGTAGTTGTGTATGATAGGAAATTCCTAAAGAAATACAATCAGGGCAAGATTAAGTTTCTAGGCAATGTTAATTAGGAGTCTAAACTTCTATCAGAGGTAGTTGAATAACTGTTTTTATCTATATGACTAATCAAACAAAACGACTATCTGAAACTGTCAATAAACATTTTCAAGCCAAGAATAAAGAGAGTTATACCGAATATTCTTGCGAGTATCTTAGAGTCTAGTTTCTGTGCTAACATTGCTCCCAGAAATGCTCCGATAAGCATTCCGGCGAAGATTAAGACGGAATACTCTACCTTAACATTACCGTTTCTGTAATAGGTTATAGCACCGAATATGAAGGATGG is part of the Spirochaetota bacterium genome and encodes:
- a CDS encoding sulfite exporter TauE/SafE family protein is translated as MSLLSIVLLLLFSVFTGFFSGLVGIGGATFLIPFLVYAFGFDQKLAQGTSLLAFTLPSFIFGAITYYRNGNVKVEYSVLIFAGMLIGAFLGAMLAQKLDSKILARIFGITLFILGLKMFIDSFR